The Lysobacter panacisoli genome includes a window with the following:
- the cls gene encoding cardiolipin synthase, whose translation MPDDLSPGYWLFLLDWLIRLAALAWIPVRSAPAAARSWLLLVGFVPLLGLPLYLVLGHPWLARIRRERQARASQLIRERQVGLGELRWTPPESGPVPDVARLAERLGDFMPMHGNEIVLLDDYDASIAALVADIDSAREEVHLLYYLMFDDEIGRSIADALARAVARGVRCRLLLDAVGAKPGLRAFAKPLRKAGVEVHAMLSGGLAWRSLSRMDLRNHRKLALIDRHCGYIGSQNLADAAFVPDRPNRELVARVHGPVVRQIAALFASDWFIETGEILTLDTSIDSVAGDMAAQVLPSGPAYPFENARNVVVALVQRARRKVVLATPYFVPDDMTLGALRVAALSGVEVQLILSLSNNQRLTRWAQRSYYDELLQAGVRIALYRPHFLHAKHLSVDDDIALIGSINLDIRSFALNAEAGLLCYDRSVVARLHAIEADYLADAEILQLSGWRGRPRWRRSVEGIARLADSLI comes from the coding sequence ATGCCCGACGACCTGAGTCCCGGCTATTGGTTGTTCCTGCTGGACTGGCTGATCCGGCTGGCGGCGCTCGCGTGGATTCCGGTGCGCAGCGCGCCCGCGGCCGCGCGCAGCTGGCTGTTGCTGGTGGGATTCGTGCCGTTGCTCGGGTTGCCGTTGTATCTGGTGCTCGGCCACCCGTGGCTCGCGCGCATCCGTCGCGAACGGCAGGCGCGTGCGTCGCAGCTGATCCGTGAACGCCAGGTCGGCCTAGGCGAGCTGCGCTGGACGCCGCCGGAATCCGGACCCGTGCCCGATGTCGCGCGCCTGGCCGAACGCCTCGGCGATTTCATGCCAATGCACGGGAACGAAATCGTCCTGCTCGACGATTACGACGCCTCCATCGCCGCGCTCGTCGCCGACATCGACAGTGCGCGCGAGGAAGTCCATCTCCTGTACTACCTGATGTTCGATGACGAGATCGGTCGCTCCATCGCCGATGCATTGGCGCGCGCGGTCGCGCGCGGCGTGCGGTGTCGATTACTGCTCGATGCGGTCGGCGCCAAACCCGGGCTGCGCGCGTTCGCGAAGCCGTTGCGCAAGGCCGGGGTGGAGGTCCACGCGATGCTGTCCGGCGGTCTCGCCTGGCGCAGCCTCTCGCGCATGGACCTGCGCAACCATCGCAAGCTCGCGCTGATCGACCGTCACTGCGGCTACATCGGTTCGCAGAACCTTGCCGATGCGGCATTCGTGCCGGATCGACCAAACCGCGAGCTCGTGGCGCGCGTGCACGGGCCGGTGGTGCGGCAGATCGCGGCGCTGTTCGCCAGCGACTGGTTCATCGAGACGGGCGAGATCCTCACGCTGGACACGTCCATCGATAGCGTTGCCGGCGACATGGCCGCACAGGTGCTGCCCAGCGGGCCTGCGTATCCGTTCGAGAACGCGCGCAACGTCGTCGTCGCGCTGGTTCAGCGCGCGCGTCGAAAGGTAGTGCTGGCGACGCCCTACTTCGTGCCGGACGACATGACGTTGGGCGCGCTGCGCGTCGCGGCGCTGTCAGGCGTGGAAGTGCAGCTGATCCTCTCGCTGAGCAACAACCAGCGACTGACGCGCTGGGCGCAGCGTTCGTACTACGACGAACTGTTGCAGGCGGGCGTGCGCATCGCGCTGTATCGTCCGCACTTCCTCCACGCGAAGCACCTGAGCGTGGACGACGACATCGCGTTGATTGGCTCGATCAATCTCGACATCCGTTCCTTCGCGCTCAACGCCGAAGCCGGCCTGCTGTGCTACGACCGCTCGGTGGTGGCTCGGCTGCATGCCATCGAGGCCGACTATCTGGCCGACGCGGAGATCCTCCAGCTGTCGGGCTGGCGCGGCCGGCCGCGCTGGCGGCGCAGCGTCGAGGGCATCGCACGGCTGGCGGATTCACTGATCTGA
- a CDS encoding PAS domain-containing hybrid sensor histidine kinase/response regulator, translated as MIPGWILLLVSAGYVGVLFVVAYYGDQRETTPKARWMRPAVYSLALAVYCSSWTFYGAVGTAARTGLGFLPIYLGPLLMLAFGWRILERLVLISGEARIVSIADFLSSRYGRAPGLAALVAAVALTAAVPYVALQFKAVAMSVEVLADVPSDAGLLSDPAFYVALLLAVFAILFGTRQIDATEHHRGMVLAVALESLVKLLAFVAIGVFALMHLPGTGNLVERMIQAAPVVTAPGLPAGFVAQTLLAFTAIVCLPRQFHVAVVECQDPSDLRSARWLFGTYLVLISLLVVPITLAGQSLLAGSGASPDTFVLALPLALQQETLALIVYIGGFSAATGMVIVASVALSTMVSNDLIMPLLLRSGALRESQGIDKQVLWVRRATIFGLAMMAYGYHRGSAYYGAGEDTLAQHGLLAFAAVAQFAPALIGGLYWRGASRSGAFAGLFAGTVLWLYTLLLPALARGGWFATGWIEQGPLGVDWLRPEQLFGLHGWDPLTHGTFWSLLFNVGVFLFVSVRQRPRLQEQLLAAPFLDPYVQRPALGPGGWAGSVRGGELLALAERIVGERHARRAFEEYAQQQGRAWQPEQPADRALAQFTERLLASAIGAASARLTLTSALRGSGMELGEVVALLDEANQELRFNRQILSTTLENISQGVSVVDAEMRLVAWNRRYQELFDYPDGMLYVGRPVSDLIRWNAERGEMGPGDIEGQVRRRLRHLRAGAPHVFERVRANGQVIEMRGRPLPGGYVTTYSDVTDYKRAEQGLREVNETLEQRVELRTREAEAAQQSKTRFLAAISHDVLQPLNAARLFASALREAGDTGEQARLAERVDASLRAAEDLLDGLLDISRLDAGALRVDITDFDVNELLRELVAQYAPVAAGRGLQLRVRAPDRPRPVRSDRRLLRRALQNFLANALRYTREGGVLIAARVREGAIELQVWDTGPGISEHHLAQIFDEFRRFDQPGIGGERGLGLGLSICQRIARTLEHPLRVRSRIGVGSVFSITVPFGRAMYAAPLPEPHLVVGGDSLAGLRVLCVDNDREILDGMRSLLQRWGVVAFTAANADEALALLSQQPDVALVDYHLHDRLDGLGVIDALRAQCGRMLPAALLTGDGSDALKLAAREHGCRVLTKPVRPASLRAFLAAQRQAVQA; from the coding sequence GTGATTCCGGGCTGGATTCTTCTGCTGGTGTCGGCGGGCTACGTCGGCGTGCTGTTCGTGGTCGCCTACTACGGCGACCAGCGCGAGACCACGCCGAAAGCGCGCTGGATGCGTCCGGCCGTGTATTCGTTGGCGCTGGCCGTGTACTGCTCGTCGTGGACGTTCTACGGCGCGGTCGGCACGGCGGCGCGCACCGGGCTGGGCTTCCTGCCGATCTACCTCGGCCCTTTGCTGATGCTCGCCTTCGGCTGGCGCATCCTCGAACGTCTGGTGCTGATCTCCGGTGAGGCACGCATCGTCTCGATCGCCGACTTCCTGTCCTCGCGCTACGGTCGCGCGCCGGGCCTGGCGGCGCTGGTGGCGGCGGTCGCGCTGACCGCGGCGGTGCCGTACGTGGCCCTGCAGTTCAAGGCGGTCGCGATGAGCGTGGAAGTGCTGGCCGACGTGCCCAGCGACGCCGGCCTGCTGTCCGATCCCGCCTTCTACGTCGCCCTGCTGCTGGCGGTGTTCGCGATCCTGTTCGGCACGCGCCAGATCGACGCGACCGAACACCATCGCGGCATGGTGCTGGCGGTCGCGCTGGAATCATTGGTGAAGCTGCTCGCGTTCGTCGCCATCGGCGTGTTCGCACTGATGCACCTGCCCGGGACCGGCAACCTCGTCGAACGCATGATCCAGGCCGCGCCGGTGGTGACTGCGCCGGGCCTGCCGGCGGGCTTCGTCGCGCAGACACTGCTCGCCTTCACCGCGATCGTCTGCCTGCCGCGCCAGTTCCACGTGGCGGTGGTGGAATGCCAGGACCCGTCCGACCTGCGCTCCGCGCGCTGGCTGTTCGGCACGTACCTGGTGCTCATCTCATTGCTGGTCGTGCCGATCACGCTGGCTGGACAGAGCCTGCTCGCCGGCAGCGGCGCATCGCCGGACACCTTCGTGCTCGCCCTGCCGCTGGCGCTGCAGCAGGAAACACTCGCGCTGATCGTCTACATCGGCGGCTTTTCGGCCGCGACCGGCATGGTGATCGTGGCCAGCGTGGCGCTGTCGACGATGGTCAGCAACGACCTGATCATGCCGCTGCTGCTGCGCTCCGGTGCGCTGCGCGAGAGCCAGGGCATCGACAAGCAGGTGCTGTGGGTACGCCGCGCGACGATCTTCGGCCTGGCGATGATGGCCTATGGCTATCACCGCGGCTCTGCCTATTACGGTGCGGGCGAGGACACGCTGGCACAGCATGGCCTGCTCGCCTTCGCGGCGGTCGCGCAGTTCGCCCCGGCGCTGATCGGCGGCCTGTACTGGCGCGGCGCGAGTCGCTCGGGCGCGTTCGCCGGGCTGTTCGCTGGCACCGTGCTGTGGCTGTACACGCTGCTGTTGCCGGCGCTGGCACGCGGCGGCTGGTTCGCCACCGGGTGGATCGAGCAGGGCCCGCTCGGCGTCGACTGGCTACGGCCGGAGCAGTTGTTCGGCCTGCACGGCTGGGATCCACTCACGCACGGCACGTTCTGGTCGCTGCTGTTCAACGTCGGCGTGTTCCTGTTCGTGTCGGTGCGACAGCGCCCGCGACTGCAGGAGCAACTGCTCGCCGCGCCCTTCCTCGATCCCTACGTGCAGCGTCCGGCGCTCGGTCCCGGCGGCTGGGCCGGCAGCGTGCGCGGCGGTGAGCTGCTCGCGCTGGCCGAGCGCATTGTCGGCGAACGCCATGCGCGTCGTGCGTTCGAGGAATACGCGCAACAGCAGGGCCGCGCATGGCAACCCGAACAACCCGCGGATCGCGCGCTCGCGCAGTTCACCGAACGCCTGCTCGCGTCGGCGATCGGCGCAGCGTCGGCGCGACTCACCCTGACCAGCGCATTGCGCGGCTCTGGCATGGAGCTGGGCGAAGTCGTTGCGCTCCTGGACGAAGCGAACCAGGAGCTGCGCTTCAACCGGCAGATCCTCTCGACCACACTGGAGAACATCAGCCAGGGCGTGAGCGTGGTCGACGCGGAGATGCGCCTGGTCGCATGGAACCGCCGCTATCAGGAACTGTTCGACTACCCCGACGGCATGCTCTACGTCGGCCGACCGGTCAGCGACCTGATCCGCTGGAACGCCGAGCGCGGCGAGATGGGTCCGGGCGACATCGAAGGCCAGGTGCGCCGTCGCCTCAGGCATTTGCGCGCCGGCGCGCCGCACGTATTCGAGCGCGTGCGCGCGAACGGACAGGTGATCGAGATGCGCGGCCGTCCGCTGCCTGGCGGCTACGTCACCACCTACAGCGACGTGACGGATTACAAGCGCGCCGAGCAAGGCCTGCGCGAAGTCAATGAAACCCTGGAACAGCGTGTCGAACTGCGCACGCGCGAGGCGGAGGCTGCACAGCAGTCGAAGACGCGCTTCCTCGCGGCGATCAGCCACGACGTGCTGCAGCCGCTCAACGCGGCGCGGTTGTTCGCGAGTGCGTTGCGCGAAGCCGGTGATACCGGCGAGCAGGCGCGGCTGGCCGAGCGCGTGGACGCGTCGCTGCGCGCGGCCGAGGATCTGCTCGACGGACTGCTCGACATCTCGCGCCTCGACGCGGGCGCGTTGCGCGTGGACATCACCGACTTCGACGTGAACGAGCTGCTGCGCGAACTCGTTGCGCAGTACGCGCCGGTCGCGGCCGGTCGCGGCCTGCAGTTGCGTGTGCGTGCGCCGGATCGTCCACGTCCCGTGCGCAGCGACCGTCGCCTGTTGCGCCGCGCGTTGCAGAACTTCCTCGCCAATGCGCTGCGTTACACGCGCGAGGGCGGCGTACTGATCGCTGCGCGCGTGCGCGAAGGTGCGATCGAGTTGCAGGTGTGGGACACCGGGCCCGGCATCTCGGAGCACCACCTCGCGCAGATCTTCGACGAGTTCCGTCGCTTCGATCAGCCCGGCATCGGCGGCGAGCGTGGACTTGGTCTCGGGCTGTCCATCTGTCAACGCATCGCGCGCACGCTCGAACACCCGCTGCGCGTGCGTTCGCGCATCGGCGTGGGCAGCGTGTTCTCGATCACTGTGCCGTTCGGCCGCGCGATGTATGCCGCGCCGCTTCCCGAACCGCATCTCGTGGTCGGCGGCGATTCGCTGGCCGGCCTGCGCGTGCTGTGTGTGGACAACGATCGCGAGATCCTCGATGGCATGCGCAGCCTGCTGCAACGGTGGGGCGTGGTCGCGTTCACCGCGGCCAACGCGGACGAAGCGCTGGCGTTGCTGTCGCAGCAGCCCGACGTCGCGCTGGTCGACTACCACCTGCACGATCGCCTCGATGGCCTTGGCGTGATCGACGCGTTGCGCGCGCAATGCGGCCGGATGCTGCCAGCGGCGTTGCTCACCGGCGATGGCAGCGATGCGCTGAAGCTCGCCGCGCGCGAGCACGGATGCCGCGTGTTGACCAAGCCGGTACGGCCGGCATCGTTGCGTGCCTTCCTCGCCGCGCAGCGGCAGGCCGTGCAGGCCTAG
- a CDS encoding PQQ-dependent sugar dehydrogenase: MSGAATALCVAAVLVALGGCGGEARLRAGEDTGPSPVIASPQTSAIPTLNIAPAKGWAKGEKPTPARGLSVGTFATGLDHPRWLYVLPNGDVLVAESNAPPGKRGIGGIKGKIMGSVMKKAGSGAPSANRITLLRDADGDGVAETRSVFASGLTSPFGMALVGDTLYIANADALVRVAYAAGQQQAGGAPQKVVDLPGGGDQLNHHWTKSLVASPDGTRLYVGVGSNSNIAENGLEAEVERANVLQIDPAAGTRRIFASGLRNPVGLAWEPRSSRLWVVVNERDELGNDLVPDYLTRVDEGAFYGWPWSYWGAHVDTRVTPAQPDRAASARIPDYALGSHVAPLGLTFAQGNRLGRAFAEGAFIGLHGSWNRDPLNGYKVVFVPFHDGKPEGAMVDVLTGFIDGQQNARGRPVGVAIARDGALLVADDVGNTVWRVAGAPAVATR, encoded by the coding sequence ATGTCGGGAGCGGCGACGGCGCTGTGCGTCGCCGCCGTTCTTGTCGCGCTCGGCGGCTGCGGAGGCGAAGCCCGTCTGCGCGCCGGTGAGGACACCGGACCATCGCCGGTGATCGCGTCGCCGCAGACCTCGGCCATCCCCACGCTCAACATCGCACCGGCGAAAGGCTGGGCGAAGGGCGAGAAGCCGACGCCCGCGAGGGGGTTGTCGGTCGGCACGTTCGCCACTGGCCTCGACCATCCGCGCTGGCTTTACGTGCTGCCGAACGGCGACGTGCTCGTGGCCGAGAGCAACGCGCCGCCGGGCAAGCGCGGCATCGGTGGGATCAAGGGCAAGATCATGGGGTCGGTGATGAAGAAGGCCGGCTCTGGTGCGCCAAGCGCGAACCGCATCACCCTGCTGCGCGATGCCGATGGCGACGGGGTCGCGGAGACGCGCAGCGTGTTCGCCAGTGGGCTCACTTCGCCGTTCGGCATGGCGCTGGTCGGCGACACGCTCTACATCGCCAACGCCGATGCGCTCGTGCGCGTTGCGTATGCGGCGGGACAGCAGCAGGCCGGGGGCGCGCCGCAGAAGGTCGTCGATCTTCCCGGTGGCGGCGACCAGCTCAACCATCACTGGACCAAGAGCCTGGTCGCCTCGCCCGACGGAACGCGTCTCTACGTCGGAGTGGGCTCCAACAGCAACATCGCCGAGAACGGACTGGAAGCGGAAGTCGAGCGCGCGAACGTGTTGCAGATCGATCCTGCCGCCGGCACGCGTCGCATCTTCGCGAGCGGTCTGCGCAACCCGGTCGGATTGGCGTGGGAGCCGCGAAGCTCACGCCTGTGGGTCGTGGTCAACGAGCGCGACGAACTGGGCAACGACCTGGTGCCCGACTACCTCACGCGTGTCGACGAGGGTGCGTTCTATGGCTGGCCGTGGTCGTACTGGGGCGCGCACGTCGATACGCGCGTGACTCCGGCGCAGCCCGATCGCGCCGCATCCGCGCGTATCCCGGACTACGCGCTGGGCTCGCACGTTGCGCCACTCGGCCTGACATTCGCGCAGGGCAATCGGCTCGGCCGCGCGTTCGCGGAAGGCGCGTTCATCGGCCTGCACGGTTCGTGGAACCGCGATCCGCTCAACGGCTACAAGGTGGTGTTCGTGCCGTTCCACGATGGCAAGCCCGAAGGTGCGATGGTCGACGTACTCACCGGTTTCATCGATGGACAGCAGAACGCGCGCGGCCGACCGGTCGGCGTCGCGATCGCGCGCGACGGCGCGCTGCTCGTGGCAGACGACGTCGGCAACACCGTCTGGCGGGTCGCCGGCGCACCTGCGGTGGCGACGCGCTAG
- a CDS encoding VOC family protein, translating into MSTRELFAYLCVPDAQAAMTFYRDVFDAQETLRLVEAGGRIGHAEVSIAGTTLMLCEPYPEYGIVPPDPTSTTNVTIHVHVDDADATIKRALDAGATLVMPPRDQFYGERSGVVRDPAGHRWNIGHSIEEVDAAEMQRRFATLTASPDGPC; encoded by the coding sequence ATGTCCACCCGAGAACTGTTCGCCTACCTGTGCGTGCCCGATGCGCAGGCTGCGATGACCTTCTACCGCGATGTCTTCGACGCCCAGGAGACGCTGCGCCTGGTCGAGGCGGGCGGTCGCATCGGTCATGCGGAGGTGTCGATCGCAGGCACCACGCTGATGCTGTGCGAACCGTATCCGGAGTACGGCATCGTTCCGCCCGATCCGACGTCCACAACGAATGTCACCATTCACGTCCACGTCGACGATGCGGATGCGACGATTAAGCGCGCACTCGATGCGGGCGCGACGCTGGTGATGCCGCCACGCGACCAGTTCTACGGCGAACGCTCCGGCGTCGTGCGCGATCCAGCCGGCCATCGATGGAACATCGGACACAGCATCGAGGAGGTCGACGCCGCGGAAATGCAGCGCCGCTTCGCCACGCTGACCGCTTCGCCGGACGGCCCCTGCTGA
- a CDS encoding helix-turn-helix domain-containing protein, whose amino-acid sequence MSLHRPVAALRPFVEALWASDGAPSPATREHVLPCGTMHLAIRLDATSLRLYRNDDDAIGERLAAAVVAGARTRFYTKLAQPTASVGVMLRAGAARALLGCDADVLAGRHVALCDIWSAGEVERLQERLSEAADASARIDVLQSALLARLRPIHAMHPAIAQALQSLGEGEAVRTAVAVSGCSHRHFIARFRAATGLAPKEYARVRRLRRALRGLSQGHALGDVALDAGYADQAHLQREFRAMCGMTPREYRRAGARAQVHVAAVNFVQDRSGAPA is encoded by the coding sequence ATGAGCCTGCATCGGCCCGTCGCCGCACTGCGTCCCTTCGTCGAAGCCCTGTGGGCGAGCGATGGCGCGCCGTCGCCTGCGACGCGCGAACACGTGCTGCCTTGCGGAACGATGCACCTGGCGATCCGTCTCGATGCGACGTCGTTGCGGTTGTATCGCAACGACGATGACGCCATCGGCGAACGCCTCGCCGCGGCGGTTGTCGCCGGTGCGCGCACACGGTTCTACACCAAGCTCGCGCAACCGACGGCGTCGGTCGGCGTGATGCTGCGCGCTGGCGCAGCCCGGGCCCTGCTCGGTTGCGACGCGGACGTGCTCGCCGGCCGGCATGTCGCGCTGTGCGATATCTGGAGTGCGGGCGAAGTTGAACGCCTGCAGGAACGCCTGAGCGAAGCCGCGGACGCGTCGGCTCGCATCGACGTGCTGCAGTCGGCCCTGCTCGCGCGTCTTCGACCGATCCACGCGATGCACCCCGCGATCGCGCAGGCCTTGCAGTCGCTGGGCGAAGGCGAGGCGGTCCGCACTGCCGTCGCCGTAAGCGGGTGCAGCCATCGCCATTTCATCGCGCGATTTCGTGCTGCGACGGGTCTGGCGCCGAAGGAGTACGCACGCGTGCGGCGTCTGCGCCGCGCACTGCGTGGCCTGTCGCAGGGACACGCACTCGGCGATGTCGCGCTGGATGCAGGCTATGCCGACCAGGCGCACCTGCAGCGCGAGTTCCGCGCGATGTGTGGCATGACGCCACGCGAGTACCGACGCGCCGGCGCGCGTGCCCAGGTGCACGTGGCCGCGGTCAATTTCGTTCAAGACCGGTCCGGCGCACCGGCATAG
- a CDS encoding response regulator transcription factor, which yields MPTLLIADDHPLFREALRGAVARVLPQAQLREADSVEALYTLVEAEPDADLLLLDLNMPGAQGFSALVHLRALHPQLPIVVVSAREEPTVMRRALDHGAVGFIPKSADAATLGEAITRVLDGDRWAPSVALSAPAAHADEHDAAQRLRDLTPQQFRVLQMLGAGLLNKQIGYELGVSEATVKAHVTAILRKLGASNRTQAVLIAGRLALDPSAIVPPPEEAE from the coding sequence ATGCCCACACTCCTCATCGCCGACGACCATCCGCTGTTCCGCGAAGCACTGCGCGGCGCGGTCGCGCGCGTGTTGCCGCAGGCGCAATTGCGCGAGGCCGACAGTGTCGAGGCGCTGTACACGCTGGTCGAGGCCGAGCCGGACGCCGACCTGCTGCTGCTCGACCTCAACATGCCCGGCGCACAGGGTTTCAGCGCGCTGGTGCACCTGCGCGCGTTGCATCCGCAGCTGCCGATCGTGGTGGTGTCCGCGCGCGAAGAGCCCACTGTGATGCGGCGCGCGCTCGATCACGGCGCGGTCGGCTTCATCCCCAAATCCGCCGATGCGGCGACGCTGGGCGAGGCGATCACGCGCGTGCTCGACGGCGACCGCTGGGCGCCATCGGTCGCCTTGTCCGCGCCGGCAGCCCACGCAGACGAACACGACGCCGCGCAGCGCCTGCGCGACCTCACGCCGCAGCAGTTCCGCGTGCTGCAGATGCTCGGCGCGGGGCTGCTGAACAAGCAGATCGGTTACGAACTCGGCGTGTCGGAAGCGACGGTGAAGGCGCACGTGACCGCGATCCTGCGCAAGCTAGGCGCCAGCAACCGCACCCAGGCCGTGCTGATCGCCGGCCGCCTCGCGCTCGACCCGAGCGCGATCGTGCCGCCGCCGGAAGAAGCCGAGTAA
- the acs gene encoding acetate--CoA ligase — MNHPATVYPIDPEFAAKARITRESYERQYAESVKDPDGFWGKVADRLDWFRKPTKIKDVSYALEDFHIRWYEDGELNASVNCLDRHLATRGDKTALIFEQDDPSKPAQHITYRELHARVCKLANALRSLGVRKGDRITIYLPMIPEAVVAMLACARVGAIHSVVFGGFAPNSISDRVADCQSKLIITADEGLRGGKKVPLKANVDAALKMPGTNTVETVLVVRHTGSAVDMQMPRDRWYDAVVDEQPTECAPERMNAEDPLFILYTSGSTGKPKGVLHTTGGYLVYASYTHEMVFDLRDDDIYWCTADVGWVTGHSYIVYGPLANGATALVFEGVPNYPNVSRFWEVIDKHKVTIFYTAPTAIRALMRDGDEPVKKTSRASLRLLGSVGEPINPEAWRWYYDVVGDARCPIVDTWWQTETGGILITPLAGAIDLKPGSATKPFFGVQPALVDANGNVLEGEAEGNLVLRDSWPGQMRTVYGDDQRFIDTYFRTYPGNYFTGDGCRRDADGYYWITGRVDDVINVSGHRIGTAEVESALVSHPKVAEAAVVGFPHDIKGQGIYAYVTLIAGEAPTDALLKELVAHVRQEIGPIATPDHLQWAPGLPKTRSGKIMRRILRKIAENAPDQLGDTSTLADPSVVDSLVKERRVP, encoded by the coding sequence ATGAACCATCCCGCCACCGTCTATCCGATCGATCCGGAGTTCGCCGCCAAGGCCCGGATCACGCGCGAGTCGTACGAACGCCAGTACGCCGAGTCGGTGAAGGATCCGGACGGTTTCTGGGGCAAGGTCGCCGATCGCCTGGACTGGTTCCGCAAGCCGACGAAGATCAAGGACGTCAGCTACGCGCTCGAGGATTTCCACATCCGCTGGTACGAGGACGGCGAACTCAACGCCAGCGTCAACTGCCTCGACCGTCACCTCGCCACGCGCGGCGACAAGACCGCGCTGATCTTCGAGCAGGATGATCCGTCGAAGCCGGCGCAGCACATCACCTACCGCGAACTGCACGCACGCGTGTGCAAGCTCGCCAATGCACTGCGCTCGCTCGGCGTTCGCAAGGGCGACCGCATCACCATCTACTTGCCGATGATCCCGGAGGCGGTGGTCGCGATGCTCGCCTGCGCGCGCGTCGGTGCGATCCACTCGGTGGTGTTCGGCGGCTTCGCGCCCAACTCCATCTCAGACCGCGTCGCCGACTGCCAGAGCAAGCTCATCATCACCGCCGACGAAGGCCTGCGTGGCGGCAAGAAGGTCCCGCTCAAGGCCAACGTCGATGCGGCGCTGAAGATGCCCGGCACCAACACCGTGGAAACGGTGCTGGTCGTGCGCCATACCGGCAGCGCGGTCGACATGCAGATGCCGCGCGACCGCTGGTACGACGCCGTCGTCGATGAACAACCGACCGAATGCGCACCCGAGCGCATGAACGCGGAAGATCCGCTGTTCATCCTCTACACCTCCGGTTCCACCGGAAAGCCGAAGGGCGTGCTGCACACCACCGGCGGTTACCTGGTGTATGCCAGCTACACGCACGAGATGGTGTTTGACCTGCGCGACGACGACATCTACTGGTGCACTGCCGACGTGGGCTGGGTCACCGGCCACAGCTATATCGTCTACGGCCCGCTCGCCAACGGCGCGACCGCGCTGGTGTTCGAGGGCGTGCCGAATTACCCGAACGTGTCGCGCTTCTGGGAAGTGATCGACAAGCACAAGGTCACGATCTTCTACACCGCGCCGACCGCCATCCGCGCGCTGATGCGCGACGGTGACGAGCCGGTGAAGAAGACCTCGCGCGCCTCGCTGCGCCTGTTGGGCTCGGTTGGCGAACCGATCAATCCCGAAGCGTGGCGCTGGTACTACGACGTGGTCGGCGACGCGCGTTGCCCGATCGTCGATACGTGGTGGCAGACCGAGACCGGCGGCATCCTGATCACGCCGCTGGCGGGGGCGATCGACCTCAAGCCCGGTTCCGCGACGAAGCCGTTCTTCGGCGTGCAGCCCGCACTGGTCGACGCCAACGGCAACGTCCTCGAAGGCGAGGCCGAAGGCAACCTCGTGCTGCGCGACTCGTGGCCGGGTCAGATGCGCACCGTCTACGGCGACGACCAGCGCTTCATCGATACGTACTTCCGCACGTACCCGGGCAACTACTTCACCGGCGACGGCTGCCGTCGCGACGCCGACGGCTACTACTGGATCACCGGCCGCGTCGACGACGTCATCAACGTCAGCGGCCATCGCATCGGCACCGCCGAGGTCGAGAGCGCGCTGGTGTCGCATCCGAAGGTGGCCGAGGCCGCGGTGGTCGGTTTCCCGCATGACATCAAGGGCCAGGGCATCTACGCCTACGTCACTCTGATCGCCGGCGAAGCGCCGACCGACGCACTGCTGAAGGAGCTGGTCGCGCACGTGCGCCAGGAAATCGGGCCGATCGCCACGCCCGACCACCTGCAATGGGCGCCGGGCCTGCCGAAGACGCGTTCGGGCAAGATCATGCGCCGCATCCTGCGCAAGATCGCCGAGAACGCGCCGGACCAGCTCGGCGACACCAGCACGCTGGCCGATCCTAGCGTGGTGGATTCGCTGGTCAAGGAACGTCGCGTTCCGTGA